In Candidatus Hydrogenedens sp., a single genomic region encodes these proteins:
- the pdxH gene encoding pyridoxamine 5'-phosphate oxidase has protein sequence MVPIEDNPFKIFEQWYEEAKQKFDIEYAVSAGLATSTPCGIPDIRMVLVKQWDNHGFIFYTNYTSKKSQQIQSNPKAALCFYWHELGKQIRIRGNVEKVEEEKSDRYFESRDRISQIGAWASKQSQTLPNRYELEKRVIKYFTQFRFSKVSRPPFWGGYRIIPLEIEFWIKKPYRLHERVLYFRNNIDLNDWERVNLYP, from the coding sequence ATGGTTCCTATAGAGGATAACCCTTTTAAAATATTTGAACAATGGTATGAAGAAGCAAAACAAAAATTTGATATTGAATATGCTGTCTCTGCCGGATTAGCTACTTCAACACCTTGCGGCATACCTGATATTCGGATGGTTTTGGTTAAACAATGGGACAATCATGGTTTCATTTTCTACACAAACTATACCAGTAAAAAAAGTCAGCAGATTCAATCAAATCCTAAAGCAGCACTCTGTTTTTACTGGCATGAACTTGGTAAACAAATCCGTATCCGAGGAAATGTAGAAAAAGTGGAAGAAGAAAAATCAGACCGATACTTTGAATCCCGAGACCGCATATCTCAAATAGGTGCCTGGGCATCCAAACAATCCCAAACATTGCCCAATAGATATGAATTAGAAAAAAGAGTGATTAAATATTTCACTCAATTTCGATTTTCAAAAGTTAGCCGCCCACCTTTCTGGGGAGGATATCGGATTATCCCATTGGAAATTGAATTTTGGATAAAAAAACCTTACAGATTACATGAAAGAGTGCTTTATTTTAGAAATAATATAGATTTAAATGACTGGGAACGGGTTAATTTATACCCTTAA
- the lspA gene encoding signal peptidase II: MQIQFSRIHVIVLLLLIIVLALDQVTKITAIKYLKGKPSIHFPESWTPHDLFRLTYTENTGAFLSLGSQLPDSLRFWLFTILNSIVLLILLILMFYKTNLPIITMFSFSLIISGGLGNIIDRIFRDGKVVDFMNIGIGFGSFSLRTGIFNIADLAIVIGLILLLIGEFFVIGNNNPAG, from the coding sequence TTGCAAATACAATTCTCTCGTATTCATGTTATTGTACTGCTTTTATTGATTATCGTATTAGCACTTGACCAAGTAACCAAAATCACCGCTATTAAATACTTAAAAGGAAAACCCAGTATCCATTTTCCAGAATCATGGACACCGCATGATTTGTTTCGTCTTACCTATACGGAAAATACCGGTGCCTTTTTAAGTTTAGGTAGTCAATTACCAGATTCTCTTCGTTTCTGGCTTTTCACTATATTAAATTCTATTGTACTCCTTATTTTACTGATATTGATGTTTTATAAAACAAATTTACCTATCATAACCATGTTTAGCTTTTCACTAATCATTTCTGGTGGATTAGGAAATATCATTGACCGAATTTTTCGTGATGGAAAAGTTGTAGATTTTATGAATATAGGTATTGGTTTTGGTTCTTTTAGTCTAAGGACGGGAATATTTAATATTGCTGACCTTGCTATCGTAATTGGACTTATCTTACTTCTTATTGGGGAATTTTTCGTCATTGGGAATAACAATCCCGCTGGATAA
- a CDS encoding peroxiredoxin, which yields MCLVKVQQKAPNFMATAVMPDGSFNEKFQLSDYEGKYVLLYFYPLDFTFVCPSEILAFDKRLEEFKSRDCEVIGVSVDSHFTHWAWRNTPIEKGGIGNIRYPLVSDLTKKISKDYGVLINDAVALRGLFIMDKNLIVRHMLVNDLPIGRSVDEALRVLDAIQYHEEHGEVCPANWKKGEKAMKPDAQGVAEYLSKYAK from the coding sequence ATGTGTTTAGTAAAAGTTCAACAAAAAGCCCCTAATTTTATGGCAACTGCTGTTATGCCAGATGGAAGTTTTAATGAAAAATTTCAACTTTCCGACTATGAAGGGAAATATGTCTTGCTGTATTTTTATCCACTGGATTTTACTTTTGTATGCCCTTCAGAAATTTTAGCATTTGATAAAAGATTAGAAGAGTTTAAATCAAGAGATTGCGAAGTGATTGGCGTCTCTGTGGATTCTCATTTTACACATTGGGCTTGGAGAAATACACCGATAGAAAAAGGAGGTATAGGCAATATCCGTTATCCGTTGGTATCAGACTTAACCAAGAAAATATCAAAAGACTATGGTGTATTAATTAACGATGCTGTGGCATTACGGGGACTTTTTATAATGGATAAAAATTTGATTGTCCGTCACATGTTAGTAAATGATTTGCCGATTGGAAGAAGTGTTGATGAAGCACTGCGTGTCCTTGATGCTATTCAATATCACGAAGAGCATGGGGAAGTTTGTCCTGCTAATTGGAAAAAAGGTGAGAAAGCCATGAAACCCGATGCTCAAGGTGTTGCTGAATATTTATCCAAATATGCAAAATAA
- a CDS encoding ferritin produces MIKDKVLKALNNQINEELYSAYLYASMRAYFEKLNLKGFANWLRIQVQEELFHVRKFENYIFERGGEVELYEIKKPPKSWKSPLDAFEGVYKHECHITECINKLAEIAEKEGDRSTRMFLDWFINEQMEEEANADGILQKLQMVKDAPGGIYWIDKELEQRTINPMIIADITGTATGQ; encoded by the coding sequence ATGATTAAAGACAAAGTATTAAAAGCATTGAACAATCAAATCAATGAAGAACTTTATTCTGCCTATCTTTATGCATCCATGAGGGCATATTTTGAAAAATTAAATTTGAAAGGGTTTGCTAATTGGCTGAGAATTCAAGTTCAAGAAGAACTATTCCATGTCCGAAAATTTGAGAATTATATTTTTGAGAGAGGTGGTGAAGTGGAATTGTATGAGATAAAGAAACCGCCCAAAAGTTGGAAAAGCCCATTAGATGCTTTTGAGGGTGTATATAAACATGAGTGTCATATTACAGAATGTATAAACAAATTGGCTGAAATTGCAGAGAAAGAAGGGGACCGTTCTACACGTATGTTTTTGGATTGGTTTATAAATGAGCAAATGGAAGAAGAAGCCAATGCAGATGGAATTTTACAAAAACTTCAAATGGTAAAAGATGCTCCCGGTGGGATATATTGGATAGATAAAGAATTGGAACAGAGAACTATTAATCCAATGATTATTGCAGATATTACCGGAACTGCAACAGGACAATAA
- a CDS encoding helix-turn-helix domain-containing protein: MPKEKVLTVEDISEFLKLKPLTIRQMFRNGKLRGFKIGKSWRTTETLFVEDLNKMARDFGVFIQKEQKSKSMGRKNLQKISHEIEDIYTPSKSSRKKRKYEESIGSLFDIDEDNED, from the coding sequence ATGCCTAAAGAAAAAGTATTAACGGTTGAGGATATATCTGAATTTTTGAAATTAAAACCCCTTACCATTAGACAGATGTTTAGAAATGGGAAATTGAGAGGATTTAAAATTGGTAAATCATGGAGAACTACAGAGACCCTGTTTGTTGAAGATTTAAATAAAATGGCAAGAGACTTTGGTGTATTTATACAGAAAGAACAAAAATCAAAATCTATGGGTAGAAAAAACCTGCAAAAAATTTCTCACGAAATAGAGGATATATATACACCTTCTAAATCATCGCGTAAAAAAAGAAAATATGAAGAAAGCATTGGCTCTTTATTTGACATAGACGAAGATAACGAAGATTAA
- a CDS encoding Rid family detoxifying hydrolase, whose product MSKKCIIVKDAPPAVGPYSHAVKADKFLFISGQGPFNRDGSGVVKGTFSEQVEYTMENLGIILNACGCDFSDIVKVTVFLTDMNLLSEFNQVYSKFFKKDYPARSCVQVSQLPAGISVEIEAIAKCRD is encoded by the coding sequence ATGTCTAAAAAATGTATCATAGTAAAAGATGCTCCCCCTGCTGTAGGTCCTTATTCCCATGCTGTAAAGGCAGACAAATTTTTATTTATTTCAGGGCAGGGTCCTTTTAATCGAGATGGTTCTGGTGTAGTAAAAGGGACTTTTTCAGAACAGGTAGAATACACGATGGAGAATTTAGGGATTATCCTTAATGCTTGTGGATGCGATTTTTCAGATATTGTCAAGGTTACTGTATTTTTAACAGATATGAATTTGCTTTCTGAATTTAATCAAGTTTACAGTAAATTTTTTAAAAAGGATTATCCGGCACGTAGTTGTGTCCAGGTATCTCAATTACCAGCGGGAATTAGTGTAGAAATTGAAGCCATTGCCAAATGTAGAGACTAA
- a CDS encoding tetratricopeptide repeat protein, translated as MIKNYYLLSIICVFLLLASFHVFASESMELNNQGVEAYNLKDYERAIFLLSQAMTLNPDNEVIKNNLSNALQALADEESKKNNFKKAVDLVDKAIKINPNNFFAHLQKGAFLLNMGQLMDAIRHLETAVKLKPGYLDAHELLGEAYYRDNDILSARTQWEYVLQVDPNRKQLKERYDKACREEVVESSFNKTVSQSRHFNLTYPKEVTYQIRSYVLSVLERAYLEIGRKLGGVFPSGPIQVILYDTQQFGAVVQMGQGVGGVYDGKIRIPVMNEKGEGLSDEEIKRRIYHEYVHVVVFELLKDKVPWWVNEGLAETFSKEFSNRERTMLEQFINDKGLISYNNLEKISIKDMFASETKMSQAYLQSHATINMLWSKYGQGRFLNFIQALKRSENVEDALRNVYHIDYAGLSKGVLQSIQR; from the coding sequence ATGATTAAGAATTATTATTTGTTAAGTATTATCTGTGTATTTTTGTTATTGGCGTCTTTTCATGTTTTTGCTTCTGAATCTATGGAATTAAATAATCAGGGTGTGGAGGCATATAATCTCAAGGATTATGAGAGAGCAATTTTTTTATTATCTCAAGCAATGACATTAAATCCGGATAATGAAGTTATAAAAAATAATCTAAGTAATGCTTTACAGGCTTTAGCAGATGAAGAAAGCAAAAAAAATAATTTTAAAAAAGCAGTAGATTTAGTTGATAAAGCGATTAAAATAAACCCGAACAATTTTTTTGCTCATCTTCAAAAAGGGGCTTTTCTGTTAAACATGGGACAACTTATGGATGCTATTCGACATCTTGAAACGGCAGTTAAGTTAAAACCCGGTTATCTTGACGCTCATGAATTATTGGGCGAGGCTTATTATCGTGATAACGATATTTTGTCTGCTCGGACACAATGGGAATATGTTTTACAAGTAGACCCTAATCGGAAACAGTTAAAAGAACGATACGACAAGGCTTGTCGCGAAGAAGTTGTGGAAAGTTCTTTTAATAAAACGGTTTCTCAATCACGCCATTTTAATCTTACATATCCTAAGGAAGTTACATATCAAATTCGTTCGTATGTTCTTTCAGTGTTGGAACGGGCTTATCTCGAAATTGGAAGAAAATTAGGAGGAGTTTTTCCATCAGGACCTATACAGGTTATTCTTTACGATACCCAGCAATTTGGGGCTGTTGTTCAAATGGGACAGGGTGTAGGAGGGGTTTATGATGGAAAGATACGCATCCCTGTTATGAATGAGAAAGGGGAGGGATTGTCAGATGAAGAAATTAAACGAAGGATATACCATGAATATGTCCATGTAGTAGTTTTTGAGTTGCTTAAAGATAAAGTGCCGTGGTGGGTAAATGAAGGTTTAGCAGAAACTTTTTCTAAAGAGTTTTCAAATCGTGAGAGGACGATGCTGGAACAGTTTATTAATGATAAGGGATTGATATCTTATAATAATCTTGAAAAAATATCAATAAAAGACATGTTTGCCTCTGAGACAAAAATGTCTCAGGCGTATTTACAGTCTCATGCAACTATAAATATGTTATGGAGTAAATATGGACAGGGACGATTTCTTAATTTTATTCAAGCACTTAAACGCAGTGAAAATGTTGAAGATGCGTTACGCAATGTTTACCATATTGATTATGCGGGTTTGTCAAAGGGGGTTCTACAATCTATCCAGAGATAA
- a CDS encoding sugar phosphate isomerase/epimerase family protein — MSKKIKIGICNEIFKEWNNIEKTIKYVKDLGYDGLEIAPFTLSKYITDISTEMRKEIRNIAEKVGLEILGIHWVFVGPENVYLTHPDPEIRNYTAHYLKELAHFCADIGGKIIVFGSPKQRNVMRDISYNQAFNYACEVFSQAMSVCEKRDVTICMEQLTHWETNFCHTVEETIELIEAINHPKFQLLLDTKAMAFLQEPREVVIRKCAKYLKHYHANDENLLGPGMGKVDFTPIVQALKDINYTGYMSVEVFKFDLGPEKIATESIQYLKKFLE; from the coding sequence ATGAGCAAAAAAATTAAAATCGGTATTTGCAATGAGATATTTAAAGAATGGAATAACATAGAAAAAACTATCAAATATGTTAAAGATTTGGGTTACGATGGATTGGAAATTGCCCCCTTTACTCTATCGAAATATATAACAGATATATCTACTGAAATGCGTAAAGAGATACGAAATATTGCAGAAAAAGTAGGCTTGGAAATATTAGGTATACATTGGGTTTTTGTAGGACCGGAAAATGTTTATCTTACTCATCCCGACCCAGAAATAAGAAATTATACGGCTCATTACCTAAAAGAATTGGCTCATTTTTGTGCTGATATAGGTGGTAAAATTATTGTTTTCGGTTCACCCAAACAACGCAATGTTATGCGCGATATTTCCTATAATCAAGCATTTAATTATGCATGTGAAGTTTTTTCTCAAGCCATGTCTGTATGTGAGAAAAGAGATGTAACAATCTGTATGGAACAATTAACACATTGGGAAACTAACTTTTGTCATACTGTTGAAGAAACCATCGAACTTATAGAGGCTATCAATCATCCTAAATTTCAATTATTACTGGATACAAAAGCGATGGCTTTTCTTCAAGAACCTCGCGAAGTTGTTATACGCAAATGCGCAAAATATTTAAAACATTATCATGCTAATGACGAAAATTTATTAGGTCCCGGTATGGGGAAGGTTGATTTTACTCCTATTGTCCAAGCACTTAAAGACATTAATTACACAGGATATATGTCTGTTGAGGTATTTAAATTTGATTTAGGACCTGAAAAAATAGCAACAGAAAGTATACAATATCTCAAAAAATTCCTTGAATAA
- a CDS encoding exo-alpha-sialidase: MFCLILTICSVISQPVFFKENIFPPNDKHNHGSSIVETPEGNLLAVWFHGSGERTSDDVMLQGARKRAGDNQWCSPFIMADTPDLPDCNPVLFVDPRGVLWLFWITVQDNQWGGSLLKYRISMDYEKDGPPQWKWQDVIHARPLNLEQKFLEVIERGQPAIDALSAIEPKLKEEVESAKKSAQTKLYQRLGWMTRIHPIMVTDNRIMLGLYSDVFNCSLAGFTEDWGEHWFFSNPILDKEIKNISNIQPSFVKKKDGTIVAFMRDNGIPKRIQTAYSSDLGMTWSDVSVLDIPNPGSSVECISLKSGKWILVCNDTINGRHRLSAYLSDDEGQTWKCKKAIEEAEPDKGSFAYPSVIQTRDELIHCTYSCREENIQGSTIRHAWFNEEWILNSN; the protein is encoded by the coding sequence ATGTTTTGTTTAATTCTTACTATATGTTCTGTAATATCTCAACCTGTATTTTTTAAGGAAAATATCTTTCCACCTAATGACAAACACAATCATGGGTCAAGTATTGTGGAAACTCCCGAAGGAAATCTATTAGCAGTATGGTTTCATGGTTCTGGTGAGCGAACAAGTGATGATGTAATGCTTCAAGGAGCACGCAAAAGAGCAGGTGATAATCAATGGTGTTCTCCATTTATTATGGCAGATACTCCGGACCTGCCGGATTGTAATCCGGTTCTTTTTGTTGACCCAAGAGGCGTTTTATGGCTATTCTGGATAACGGTTCAGGATAATCAATGGGGAGGTTCTTTGTTAAAATATCGTATATCTATGGACTATGAAAAAGATGGGCCTCCACAATGGAAATGGCAGGATGTTATTCATGCTCGACCTCTAAATCTGGAACAGAAATTTTTAGAAGTCATAGAAAGAGGACAACCCGCCATCGATGCACTATCGGCTATTGAGCCCAAACTAAAAGAAGAAGTTGAATCTGCAAAAAAATCTGCTCAAACAAAACTTTACCAACGATTAGGATGGATGACCCGTATTCACCCTATCATGGTTACTGATAATAGAATTATGTTAGGTTTATATTCTGATGTTTTCAATTGTTCTTTGGCTGGATTTACTGAAGATTGGGGAGAACATTGGTTCTTTAGTAATCCTATTTTAGATAAAGAAATAAAAAATATTTCCAATATACAACCGAGTTTTGTAAAGAAAAAGGATGGAACAATTGTTGCCTTTATGCGAGACAATGGAATTCCCAAACGAATTCAAACTGCATATTCCAGTGATTTAGGTATGACATGGTCTGATGTTTCAGTTCTTGATATACCCAATCCCGGGTCCAGTGTTGAGTGTATTTCTCTTAAAAGTGGAAAATGGATTTTGGTTTGCAATGACACTATTAATGGACGGCATAGATTAAGTGCTTATTTATCCGATGACGAAGGGCAAACATGGAAATGTAAAAAGGCTATAGAAGAAGCGGAACCGGATAAAGGTTCTTTTGCCTATCCTTCTGTAATACAAACCCGGGATGAACTAATTCACTGCACATATTCATGTAGGGAAGAAAACATACAAGGCTCCACTATCCGTCACGCATGGTTTAATGAGGAGTGGATTTTAAATAGCAATTAA
- a CDS encoding heparan-alpha-glucosaminide N-acetyltransferase domain-containing protein, which translates to MRWKFIDQFRGFAIFGMILVNVCCEFHNSPYWLVHHDYGFTFADFVAPAFIFIVGFSYRLSFMKSIENAPKSTVRKKFLKRYIILTFLGFLYGFFDFYVDVWDALTDIGISGLLLYPFIGKNKFFIFLSGLIYLLVYQILFSLTPYGNWLMSHSIDGGPLGPLSWAFILASGAFCAALFEKEKNKITTSTLLYWLFTGLFLTVFGYILTIPLFFSSLPFTQRGMTASYSIFSSGLCIIALTIFYIINEKLKLTVNALTTMGKNPLVLYFLQAILIFILGISILDKIQNIYLSHFISAFVILFICYIVAKILEIKSIFIKV; encoded by the coding sequence ATGCGATGGAAATTTATTGACCAGTTTAGAGGTTTTGCTATATTTGGGATGATTCTTGTTAATGTTTGTTGCGAATTTCACAATTCCCCTTATTGGCTTGTTCATCATGATTATGGATTTACTTTTGCTGATTTTGTTGCCCCTGCATTTATCTTTATCGTAGGTTTTTCATACCGTCTTTCGTTTATGAAATCTATAGAAAATGCCCCAAAATCAACGGTAAGGAAAAAGTTTTTAAAAAGGTATATTATCCTAACTTTTTTGGGTTTTTTATATGGTTTTTTTGATTTTTATGTAGATGTTTGGGATGCTCTAACAGATATAGGCATTTCAGGATTGTTATTATATCCTTTTATAGGTAAAAATAAATTCTTTATATTCCTTTCGGGACTTATCTATCTTTTAGTTTATCAAATATTATTTTCTCTTACTCCTTATGGAAATTGGCTTATGTCTCATTCAATTGACGGTGGTCCTTTAGGTCCCTTGAGTTGGGCATTTATTTTAGCATCTGGTGCTTTCTGTGCTGCCTTATTTGAGAAAGAAAAAAATAAAATAACTACATCCACTTTGCTTTATTGGTTATTTACTGGATTATTTTTAACAGTTTTTGGTTATATTTTAACAATACCCCTATTCTTTTCAAGTCTACCTTTTACACAAAGAGGGATGACCGCATCTTACTCTATTTTTTCTTCGGGTTTATGTATTATTGCGTTAACCATCTTCTATATAATAAATGAGAAACTTAAATTAACTGTAAATGCCCTGACAACTATGGGAAAAAATCCACTTGTTCTTTATTTTTTGCAGGCTATTCTGATATTTATATTAGGAATTTCTATACTCGATAAAATACAAAATATATATCTATCCCATTTTATCTCCGCTTTTGTTATTCTTTTTATATGTTATATTGTTGCTAAAATACTTGAAATAAAGTCTATCTTTATAAAAGTCTAA
- a CDS encoding diguanylate cyclase: MKQKKRIVNKSEATVSNENESRLSHSDKILVIDDDTTILQLLQTFLKDLNCNFFCTTSPKEALSKISEESFSLALVDYLMPEIDGLHFLKKAKEKNTDLEVIIMTGLQDIKNAIDALRLGAYDYILKPFQLDEIKIAIKRALEHRSLIMAQKNHEIELQQRIHEATEQLKIANKELKETKEYLEQLLNTSVDGILILSPTLQINYANQGALHILDCKEDEIKEKHLSLLLAGSKEETKYVLQMIREKQCIQNYETEFIRKDKTQVPVNISFSCVKKENQQIHSILAIFKDITTQKELESKLKEMSIKDGLTDLYNQRYFYDRLESEIERAKRQRHPLSLLLFDIDQFKTYNDCHGHLMGDKVLKTVGQIVKDCTREHVDIGFRYGGDEFTVILPETDTEQALLVAERIRSSFEAKRFNNLTLSIGVIAYKEKFSLRSFIRFADNCMYNAKRSGGNRVKIFKNTK; the protein is encoded by the coding sequence ATGAAGCAAAAAAAGAGAATTGTAAATAAATCCGAAGCAACTGTCTCAAATGAAAATGAAAGTAGACTATCCCATAGCGACAAAATACTTGTAATTGACGATGATACAACTATCCTTCAACTTTTACAAACCTTCCTAAAAGACTTAAATTGCAATTTTTTTTGCACAACATCTCCTAAAGAAGCTCTTTCTAAAATATCAGAGGAATCTTTTTCTTTGGCACTCGTAGATTATTTAATGCCTGAGATAGATGGCTTACATTTTCTCAAAAAAGCAAAAGAAAAAAATACCGACCTTGAAGTAATAATAATGACTGGATTACAGGATATAAAAAACGCTATTGATGCATTAAGATTAGGGGCTTATGATTACATTCTCAAACCTTTTCAATTAGACGAAATTAAAATCGCTATTAAAAGGGCTTTGGAACACCGTTCTCTAATCATGGCTCAAAAAAACCATGAAATAGAACTACAACAACGCATTCATGAAGCAACGGAACAACTTAAAATTGCCAATAAAGAATTAAAAGAGACAAAAGAGTATCTTGAACAATTACTCAACACTTCTGTAGATGGCATTCTTATTTTAAGTCCTACACTTCAAATTAACTATGCGAATCAAGGAGCATTACATATATTAGATTGCAAGGAAGATGAAATTAAAGAAAAACACTTGTCACTTCTTTTAGCAGGTTCTAAAGAAGAAACAAAATATGTATTGCAAATGATTCGCGAAAAACAATGCATTCAGAATTATGAAACAGAATTTATTCGAAAAGATAAAACACAAGTTCCAGTAAATATTTCTTTCTCTTGCGTAAAAAAAGAAAATCAACAAATTCATTCCATTCTGGCAATTTTCAAAGATATAACCACACAAAAAGAATTAGAAAGTAAACTTAAAGAGATGTCTATAAAAGATGGTCTCACAGATTTATACAATCAACGGTATTTTTACGATAGATTGGAATCTGAAATAGAACGAGCCAAAAGGCAACGCCATCCTTTATCTCTATTACTTTTCGATATAGACCAATTCAAAACCTATAATGATTGTCATGGACATCTCATGGGAGACAAAGTATTAAAAACAGTCGGACAAATCGTTAAAGACTGTACTCGTGAGCATGTTGATATTGGATTTCGATATGGAGGTGATGAATTTACCGTAATTCTTCCGGAAACCGATACGGAACAGGCATTATTGGTAGCAGAACGTATCCGTTCATCTTTTGAAGCCAAAAGATTTAACAATTTAACACTTTCCATTGGTGTTATTGCTTATAAAGAAAAATTCTCCCTTCGTTCTTTCATACGGTTTGCAGACAATTGTATGTATAATGCAAAGCGTTCTGGCGGAAATCGTGTAAAAATATTTAAAAATACAAAATAA